In Pseudomonas abieticivorans, the genomic window CATCGGCTCGGCCGGTGATGTCTTTCCGTTCATTGGCCTGGGGCGCGCGCTGCGCCAGGGCGGCCATCGGGTCACCCTGTGCAGTATGCCGGCCTTTCGCGAGGCCATCGAGCAGCAGGGCCTGGAGTTTGTGCCGGTGTGCGACGCGCAGACCTATGAATCGACCATGAGCGACCCCAGGTTGTGGGCGCCCAAGACCTCGTTCGCGGTGCTGTGGCAGGCCATCGCGAGCATGCTGGAGCCGGTTTACGACTACGTGGTGTCCCAGCGTCACGACGATATCGTGGTGGTGGGGTCGCTGTGGGCGCTGGGCGCGCGCATTGCCCATGAAAAGTACGGTATTCCCTACCTGTCGGTACAAGTGTCGCCTTCCACGCTTTTGTCAGCCCATGTGCCGCCCGTGCACCCCAGTTTCAATGTGTCGCCGCGGGTGCCCTTGACGCTGCGCAAGTGGCTGTGGCGCGGCATCGAATACCTGAGCCTGGACCGCGTGGTGGCACCGCAGATCAATGCGCTGCGCGCCAAGGTGGGCTTGAAGGTGCCGGTGCGACGGGTGTTCAGCCAGTGGATGCATGCGCCGCAAGGCGTGCTGTGCCTATTTCCCGAATGGTTTGCAGCGGCGCAGATGGACTGGCCTAAGCCTTTGACACTGGCCGGTTTTCCGTTGTTCGACGGCAGCGAAACGGCCCCCCTGGACGCAGGGCTGCAGGCGTTTTTGCAGGCTGGGGAGCCGCCGGTGGTGTTTACCACGGGCTCTACCGAGCATTTCGACGAGCGCTTCTACCGCTTGGCCATCAATGTGCTGGGCCAGGTGGGCGCACGGGGTATTTTCTTGACCGGTGGGCGCGAGCCTTTGCAGGACCTGCCGGCGTTTGTGCTGCAGCGCAGGTTCGTGCCTATGTCCAGCCTGTTGCCCAAGACCTGCGCCCTGGTGCACCCCGGCGGCATCGGCGCCATGAGCCTGGCCTTGGCGGCGGGCATCCCCCAGGTGGTGATGCCGGTGGCCCATGACCAGTTCGACAATGCCGAGCGACTTCATCGCCTGGGTTGCGGGGTGAAGCTAGGTTTGCCGCTCAAGGAGGCCGACCTGCACCAGGCCTTGTTGCGAATGTTGCTGGATGCCGACCTGGCGCAGGCCTGCGAGCATGCAAGGGCGCTGTCGGGGCCTTCGAGCGCTGCCTTCGAGGTGGCGTGCACGCTGATAGAGCGCTGCCACAGGCGGTACGAGGGTGCAGCGTTGGCCCAGGCCTCTTGATCACGCGGGCAACGTCGCGCGTGGCCGCCAAGGCACGCGCTGCCATGGCGACACAAGCCGAGTTGACGCGCTGGTGCTGTGAGCTGCGCATCGACATGTTGCTCAAGGACAGTTTGCCAGGCGTGCTGGCCATCTTGGACAGGGAGGTGGGCCGCCTGGGGTTTGAGTATTACGCCTGCGCCGTGCGCCACCTGACCCCGTTTACCCGCCCACGCACCGAAATAATCGGCTCTTACCCGGAGCAGTGGCTGGAGCGTTACACGCAGCAGAATTACGCCGCCATCGACCCTTCGCTTCTCAACGGTTTGCGCTCCAGTGACATGGTGGTGTGGGGTGATGGGGTGTTCGACGACTGTCGGCAACTGTGGGGCGAGGCCCGGGAGTGTGGCTTGCGCGTGGGCGCCACGATGCCCATGCGCACGGCGTGCAATGCCTTGTGCGTGCTGTCGGTGGCCAGGGGGGCCGAGTCGTTGAGCGCACAGGAGTCTGGCCATGTACGTCTGGCCCTGCGTTATCTGCTGGAGTTGGGCGTACAGCGCTTGACCGAGTTGGGCTACGACATGCTGGACCAGGCCGCCATCACCCTCAGCCACCGTGAGCGCGAGATCCTGCAATGGACCGCCGATGGCAAAAGCTCCGGCGAAATCGCGCTGATCCTGGAGATCTCCATCAACACGGTCAATTTTCACCTCAAGGCTATCCAGAAGAAGTTCAAGGCCTCCAACAAGACCCTGGCGGCGGCCCACGCCGCAGCGCTGGGGCTGATCTGATAAGGATGACGCCATGGTCCACGTGATGTGCAAACGCTTCGACCAGCTGTCCGCGCGTTTGCGCGATGACCTGGGGCGCTATCGGCACCAGGTGTTCATTCGCGACCTGGGTTGGGACGTGGTGTCCACCTCGTTTCTGCCAGAGCGCGAATTTGATCAATTCGACCACCCGGGCACCCGCTATATCATCGCCCTGGATGCACGGGGCAACATCTGCGGCTGTTCGCGCCTGTTGCCCACTGGCGAGCCTTACCTGCTGGGCGAAGTGTTCGGTTACCTGTGTGACGAAGCGCCCCCGGCCGACCCGCTTACCTGGGAGATATCCCGCTTCGCCGCCAGCGCCGATCAGGGTTCGGCAGTGGCGATGCGGGTGTTCTGGTACAGCCTGCACAAGGCCTGGCAGCAAGGTGCGGGTGCGGTGGTGGCGGTAACGACCCAGGCAATGGAACGGTATTTTTTGCGCCATGGCGTGGCGTTGCAGCGCTTGGGTGCGCCACAGGTCGTGAAAGGGGAGCGGTTGCTTGCGCTGAGCTTTGCGGCCTTTCAGCCCAATGGCGTGAAAGCGTTACGGGCGCAGGGGCGCGAGGTGGCGTGAAGGGCAGGGCGCAGGTGCGCCCTGCCCATGGGCCTATTGCAGGTCGACGGTCAGCGAAGGGGCGCCGAAACTTACTAGCTGTGCGTCGGAGCGCGCCAGATAGTCGCGCCAGAAGGTTTCCAGCTTCTGTACGGTGCTGCCCGAGCGGTAGCCATTTTTTACCGCATTGGGCACCAGGCCCGCCGCCATGACGTACACCTTGGCGCCGCCCAGGTGGGCGAACAGATTTTTCTGCTCGACCTTTTTAAGCTCCGCCGCAGGGTCGATGGCGCGGATCTGGTTGTTGGCGTAGAAGCTGCCAAAGTCGCTGTTTTCCAGCATGTCGGACACCAACAACACAACCTTGTCTGGCGCTGGCCGTTGGGCGATGTCTTCGCCGATCTGCTTGAGGCTAAAGAAGATCTCGCTCTTGGCGATGTCTTCTCCAGGCTTGGCAAAACTTTCCACCAGCTTCTGGCCCAGGCCCTTGCGAAAGAAATCCACTTGCTTGGCCAGGCAGCCGTCCAGTTGGCGCAGGCTGTTCATGCCAATGTCGTCGCGCACCTTGTCATCCAGCTTGCCCTCCAGTTGCCCGGCGTACATAAGCTTCATGTAGTTGCCAGGCAGGTAGGCGGAAAACTGGTACAGGCGCACGCTGTCGCCCGGTTTGACGTAGCGCAGGGCGTGGCTGTAGGTGGAGTCCTTCAGGTCTTTGGGCAACTGCACGGTTTCATCGACGATGATCACCAGCTCGCGCCCGGACGGCGCCGGGCGGTATTGGGGCAATTTAGCGAAGTCGTAGCAACTGGGCAAATCGTTGCGTTCGGCGGCGAGCAGCAACGGCGCGCCGAACAGCAAAGGGGTACAAGCCAGCAAGGCGCGCCAGTTCATGTCACAGCTCCTGCTTGGCTTGGCCGGCCTTGGCGGCCATGCGTTGCAGCTTTTGGACCTTCTTCAACTGCTCTACCGTGACGCCGAACTTGCCGGCCAGAAAGCCCAGTTCGTCGTCATCGAAATCGCTCAGGTCGTCGAAGTCGTCGGGGTTCAGTGCCGCAGCAGGCGTTACCAGCGGCCGCGTGAGGTGCACGGGTTCGGCTTGGGCGACCTCCACAGGCTCCGTGCCGCTGGCAAGCGGCGCGGTGATCGGCTTGGCCTTGGCGCGAGCCTCGGCCTGATCGGCACCGATCTGTTCACGGCGCAGACGGTCCTGGGCCTGGCGGCTGTCGTCGCTTTTACGGAAGTCGTCGTGACGCTTGCTGATGAACGTGTCGAAGTTGCGATGGCCAAAGCCTTTGAGCAAGTGCTCGCGCTCGTGGCCCGAGGTGGTGATGCGGTTGGCCAGGCGGCTTTGCAACGCGGTCAGCTTGGCCTGGGCATCACGCGCCACCCGCTCGCGCAGGTTCTGGAAGTGCACGGCAAATTCTTCGGCGTTGTTGAAGTCTTTGGTGTAGCGCCAGGCCTGCGGCGACTGCTTGCCGGCAAACGAGAAGCGGTTGGACAGCACGATGCCCACGCCTTGGATACCCAGGAAAATCACCGAGAGGATGATGTAGGTGGTCAGCGACGCTGCGCGGATGGCCTCCATCTTGTCCTGCGCAGAGCTGTGCTCGGCGGTCTGGTTTTGCTGGGCGCTTTCGGCCGGCAGTTCGAACGGCGAGTCAGGCAACTTGGCGGTGTCGCCCTGTGTCTGGCTGAAGGCGTCCGGGTTGCTCACCAGGTCGACTTCGATCGACTTGAGGCTGTAGTTACGGATGACGAAGGCGCCGATGGCGATGGCCAGCACGTAGATCAGGCACACTGTGGTCCAGGTGTACTTGGGCGTGACCCGGGCGTTGTGCTCGGTGCGGTTGAGCAGCTTCAGGTAGTTGGGTTCGTCGTCATCACGGTAGGTGTTGTCGATGTCGACCTTGGTGTCGGCTTCCAGGTCGCGAGGGGTGCGCGACTGCTCGTACCACGTGCGGATTTTGCTGATCAGGCTGCTGTGGTGCATTTCGCGGCCGGCCATTTCGGTGAAAAACACCGCGGCCACCGAGAGCAGGAACGCGGTGAACCAGGCCAGCATGCCAGCCACGTTGGCCGAGATGTTCTGCACCATGAACGGCGCCAGCACGTAGGCAAAGCCCACGGCTTCGAAAAAAATCAGGCCGATGATCAGCAGCCACAGCAGGAAGCCTTTTTCCCGACGGCCCGTCTCGTGCACCTTGTTCAGGTAGTCACGGCACTTGTCGTAGAAGTCCGGGCTTTTGTTCAGCTCGTTGTAATAGGCATAAAAGTCGGCGCACAGGCGTTTTTCGCTGTCCATCCAGCCATCGGGGTCGGTGATCGGCGGCTTGCCGCTCATGCGGCTGATGCGGCCCAACAGCGGGAAGGTATAGGCCACGTTCATGTAGAAGTAGCTGACCTTGTCCCACCAGATCTTGATGGCCAGCAACAGCACCATCGTGGTGACAATGACGCCGACCGCCACGCGGTGCAGCAGCAAAAAGGCGGACAGGGCGTCCATAGAGAACTGTTCCATGATTATCCTTGAAAAAAGCCTGCGTCAGGTGCGAATAGGGACGAATTTGGCGACGTAGCTCTCGCCGGATTTGTCGTAGAACAGCTTGCCGTCGGCGGCCTTGCCACCGAACTTCTCCAGCACCACGTCCATGCATGACACCGGTGCCTGGTCATCGTCGATGAACACTCGATACAGCAAGGTGTCCTGGCCTTCGAAGGTGTTGGCCACGGCATTGAGGGTGGTGGCCTTGCCTTTCTTGTTTTGGTCATAACCCTTGACCAACTGCACCCGCGGTTGCTTGGCGATCTGGGCGTTGTCCCGCAGTACGGCGATTGGGGTGATGGTCACCAGGTTGCCGTTGACGTTGTTGGCCCACACCCGGCCATTGAGGCCTGGCAGGTAGTCGGTGGTTTCGTGCTGGGTGAGCTCCTGGCCGCTGGCCAGGTTTTTCACCGCGCCCATCACGCGGGGGCGGTCGGTGTCGCAGCTACTGACCGGCGCGCTGGCGTAGGCCTTGCTGATCAGGGTCAGCCCGCTGGGTTCAAGGGGTTTGACCAGGCGCGCCAGTTGGCTGTTGTCATCGGCGGCGGGGCTGCCACCAAAGTCAATGAAGTTGGCGGGCAGGGCGGCAACCGGTTTGTCGGCCACCGGTGTTTTTTGGCTGGCGACGGCGACCGGCGCGGGCTTGGCTTTGGCCACGGCTTGGCTGCGGGTACCGTGGGCCAGGTAGCGTGGGTTGCTGCGCTCTTGCTTGACCCGTTGCTCCAGCAGGGCGGTGGACTCCAACTGCACGATCTCGACGCGGCGGTTCTGCGCACGGCCATCGGCGGTGGTGTTGTCGGCCAGTGGGCGCGCGGCACCGACGCCCTGGAAGTACAGGCTTTGCGCGGGGATGCCGGCTTCTGCCAAGACCTTGCCAACGCTGCGGGCGCGGCGCTCAGACAACTGCTGGTTGAACTCGGCGCTGCCGGTTGCATCGGTGTGGCCCACCACCAAAATGGCCTGGGGCTTGGCCGTGGCATCGGCAGGCTTGAACACGGTGGCCAGTTTGCGCACTTGGCGCAGGCCATCGGCGGTCAACTGGTCGCTGGCGGTGGGGAACATGCCTTGGTCTTCGACCTGGGCGACGATACCGGCGTCGGTGGTGCTGGCCGCCTTGCCGTTGGCCGCAGGGGCTTGGGCCTGCAGGGTATCGACCTGCATCTTGAGGTTTTCTTCCTTGGCGATGCGCTGCAGTTCTTGCTGGCGGTTCTGCCAGACGTGGCCAATGGCACACCCTGCCGCGCCGCCCACCAGGCCGCCTGCCACGGCCTTGCCGGCATTGCCGGTGACCGCGTAGGTCAGGCCTGCACCCAGGATCGCCCCACCGGCGCAGCCAATGGCGGTGCCGTAGTCACGGCCAGCTTGATCGAATGTGGCGCAACTGCTCAGGGTGATCGACAGCGCGAGCACCGACAGTTTGCCGGGATGAAAGACCTTCACTTACATGCACTCCTGTACCCCGCGAAAACCTCGCGGACGCGACAGCCGAGCGCTGTTGCCTGGTGTTCGTCCGTGAAATGAGGCTTGCGAAAGGATCCGTTTCGATAGGGGCGCGATTTCATCACAGCGGGCGGGGCAGTTCAATGGCAAAGTGCCATTTGGCTGCGTGAAGGTGGTGAATCAGGTCGAGCGGGTGGAGCGCTTCGCGGAAATCCGCGCCTACGAGAAAATACCGTCTGTAGGAGCGGATTGATCCGCGAAAAAAACGCAGAGGTTAACCAGGCATACCGTGGCGCGCTCGTCGCTTGTTACAGCGTAGGCTGCGCCACCGGCAATTCACACGATTGGCCACGGCCCATCGGGAAGTAATCGAAGCCCTTGCGGGCCAGGCGTTCGCCGTCGTACAGGTTGCGGCCGTCGAAGATCACCGGGGTTTTCAGGCGTTTGTGGATCAGGTCGAAATCCGGTGCCTTGAACTGTTGCCACTCGGTGCAGATGATCAGCGCGTCGGCGCCGGTCAGGGCCGCCTCCGGGGTGCCCATCAGGCTCAATTCCTCGATATCGCCGTACAGGGCCTGGGTTTGTTGCATGGCTTCGGGGTCGAAGGCGCGCACGTGGGCGCCGGCCGCCCACAGGGCTTGCATCAGTTCGCGGCTGGGCGCGTCGCGCATGTCGTCGGTGTTGGGCTTGAAGGCCAGGCCCCATAGGGCGAAGGTCTTGCCGCGCAGTTCACCCTTGAAGTAGGCGTTTACCCGTTCGAACAGCTTGTGCTTCTGCCGTTCGTTGATCGCTTCCACGGCCTTGAGCAGGTCGTTGGAGCAGTTGGCCTGCTCGGCACTGTGGATCAGTGCGCGCATGTCCTTGGGGAAGCACGAACCGCCGTAGCCGCAGCCCGGGTAGATGAAGTGGTAGCCGATGCGCGAGTCGGCACCGATGCCCAAACGCACCGACTCGATGTCGGCACCCAAGTGCTCGGCCAGTTCGGCGATCTGGTTGATGAAGCTGATCTTGGTCGCCAGCATGCAGTTGGCCGCGTACTTGGTGAGCTCGGCGCTGCGCAGGTCCATGAACATGATGCGGTCGTGGTTGCGGTTGAACGGCGCGTACAGGTCACGCATGATTTCGCGCACCTCCTCACGCTCGCAGCCGATGATGATGCGGTCCGGCTTGCGGCAGTCGCTCACCGCCGAGCCTTCCTTGAGGAACTCGGGGTTGGAGACGATATCGAACTCAAGACTGCGGCCGGCTTGCTGCAAGGCGTTTTCGATGTGCGCGCGCAAGGCGTCGCCGGTGCCCACCGGCACGGTGGATTTTTCCACCAGGATCGCCGGCTCCACGCGGTGGCGGGCCACCGCATCGCCCACCGAGAACACGTACTTCAGGTCTGCCGAGCCGTCTTCGCGCGACGGCGTGCCGACGGCGATGAACAGCACCTGGCCATGTTCCACCGCGCGCTTTTCATCGCTGGTGAAGTGCAGGCGGCCGCTTTCCAGGTTCTCGCGAACCATGCTCGCCAGGCCCGGTTCGAAGATGCTCACGTGGCCCTGCTCGAGCAGTTTGACCTTGGCCTGATCGACGTCCATGCAGATCACATCGTGACCAACCTCAGCCAATACCGTCGCTTGCACGAGGCCGACGTAACCACTTCCGAATACACTGATTTTCATGGGGTAGATCCTAGCCGTTGGTACGGTGCGCGGGTCGCAGATTGATGATTATGACGCCCAGGATGACCAGGGTCACACCCAGTGTCTTGAGCATTGAAAAATGTTCGTTGAAGGCTGGCAGCACGGCCGCCAGCAGGTACACCAAGGCGTAGCTGATGCTGAGCATCGAGTAGGCCCGGCCCAACGGCAGGTCGCGCAAGGCGCCCAGCCAGCAAAGCATCGACAGCGCATAAGCGAGGATCGCGCCGGCCAGGACCGCCAGCACGCCCCAAGGCAGGTCGTGAACATTG contains:
- a CDS encoding OmpA family protein; its protein translation is MKVFHPGKLSVLALSITLSSCATFDQAGRDYGTAIGCAGGAILGAGLTYAVTGNAGKAVAGGLVGGAAGCAIGHVWQNRQQELQRIAKEENLKMQVDTLQAQAPAANGKAASTTDAGIVAQVEDQGMFPTASDQLTADGLRQVRKLATVFKPADATAKPQAILVVGHTDATGSAEFNQQLSERRARSVGKVLAEAGIPAQSLYFQGVGAARPLADNTTADGRAQNRRVEIVQLESTALLEQRVKQERSNPRYLAHGTRSQAVAKAKPAPVAVASQKTPVADKPVAALPANFIDFGGSPAADDNSQLARLVKPLEPSGLTLISKAYASAPVSSCDTDRPRVMGAVKNLASGQELTQHETTDYLPGLNGRVWANNVNGNLVTITPIAVLRDNAQIAKQPRVQLVKGYDQNKKGKATTLNAVANTFEGQDTLLYRVFIDDDQAPVSCMDVVLEKFGGKAADGKLFYDKSGESYVAKFVPIRT
- a CDS encoding autoinducer binding domain-containing protein; the protein is MATQAELTRWCCELRIDMLLKDSLPGVLAILDREVGRLGFEYYACAVRHLTPFTRPRTEIIGSYPEQWLERYTQQNYAAIDPSLLNGLRSSDMVVWGDGVFDDCRQLWGEARECGLRVGATMPMRTACNALCVLSVARGAESLSAQESGHVRLALRYLLELGVQRLTELGYDMLDQAAITLSHREREILQWTADGKSSGEIALILEISINTVNFHLKAIQKKFKASNKTLAAAHAAALGLI
- a CDS encoding UDP-glucose dehydrogenase family protein, which codes for MKISVFGSGYVGLVQATVLAEVGHDVICMDVDQAKVKLLEQGHVSIFEPGLASMVRENLESGRLHFTSDEKRAVEHGQVLFIAVGTPSREDGSADLKYVFSVGDAVARHRVEPAILVEKSTVPVGTGDALRAHIENALQQAGRSLEFDIVSNPEFLKEGSAVSDCRKPDRIIIGCEREEVREIMRDLYAPFNRNHDRIMFMDLRSAELTKYAANCMLATKISFINQIAELAEHLGADIESVRLGIGADSRIGYHFIYPGCGYGGSCFPKDMRALIHSAEQANCSNDLLKAVEAINERQKHKLFERVNAYFKGELRGKTFALWGLAFKPNTDDMRDAPSRELMQALWAAGAHVRAFDPEAMQQTQALYGDIEELSLMGTPEAALTGADALIICTEWQQFKAPDFDLIHKRLKTPVIFDGRNLYDGERLARKGFDYFPMGRGQSCELPVAQPTL
- a CDS encoding glycosyltransferase, whose translation is MRIILIAIGSAGDVFPFIGLGRALRQGGHRVTLCSMPAFREAIEQQGLEFVPVCDAQTYESTMSDPRLWAPKTSFAVLWQAIASMLEPVYDYVVSQRHDDIVVVGSLWALGARIAHEKYGIPYLSVQVSPSTLLSAHVPPVHPSFNVSPRVPLTLRKWLWRGIEYLSLDRVVAPQINALRAKVGLKVPVRRVFSQWMHAPQGVLCLFPEWFAAAQMDWPKPLTLAGFPLFDGSETAPLDAGLQAFLQAGEPPVVFTTGSTEHFDERFYRLAINVLGQVGARGIFLTGGREPLQDLPAFVLQRRFVPMSSLLPKTCALVHPGGIGAMSLALAAGIPQVVMPVAHDQFDNAERLHRLGCGVKLGLPLKEADLHQALLRMLLDADLAQACEHARALSGPSSAAFEVACTLIERCHRRYEGAALAQAS
- the arnF gene encoding 4-amino-4-deoxy-L-arabinose-phosphoundecaprenol flippase subunit ArnF, translating into MSRARGVILALGSVALVSGAQLGMRWGMTRLPSLDALLNVHDLPWGVLAVLAGAILAYALSMLCWLGALRDLPLGRAYSMLSISYALVYLLAAVLPAFNEHFSMLKTLGVTLVILGVIIINLRPAHRTNG
- a CDS encoding acyl-homoserine-lactone synthase, coding for MVHVMCKRFDQLSARLRDDLGRYRHQVFIRDLGWDVVSTSFLPEREFDQFDHPGTRYIIALDARGNICGCSRLLPTGEPYLLGEVFGYLCDEAPPADPLTWEISRFAASADQGSAVAMRVFWYSLHKAWQQGAGAVVAVTTQAMERYFLRHGVALQRLGAPQVVKGERLLALSFAAFQPNGVKALRAQGREVA